The following coding sequences are from one Enterococcus sp. 4G2_DIV0659 window:
- a CDS encoding GntR family transcriptional regulator: MDFLTDRPIYLQIMDFIIQQIVSGSLQPGTKVKAVRELAVELATNPNTVQRALQELERENILYSKRGLGRFVTEDAEKISQLKSQTIDQVIEDFLAEMKKFGLTQDQVKEVLEEYTQRENK; this comes from the coding sequence ATGGATTTCCTTACAGATCGACCAATTTATCTACAAATTATGGATTTTATCATTCAGCAAATTGTTTCTGGGTCCTTACAACCAGGTACAAAGGTGAAGGCAGTTAGAGAACTGGCGGTCGAGTTAGCAACGAATCCTAATACGGTACAACGAGCGTTACAAGAATTAGAGCGAGAGAATATCTTATATTCTAAAAGAGGGTTGGGACGTTTTGTAACGGAAGATGCTGAAAAAATCAGTCAATTAAAGTCACAAACGATAGATCAAGTGATTGAGGATTTTTTGGCGGAGATGAAAAAATTTGGTTTGACACAAGATCAAGTAAAAGAGGTACTTGAAGAATATACTCAAAGGGAGAACAAGTAA
- a CDS encoding ABC transporter ATP-binding protein, giving the protein MRHEQVLNVENISKRIGKKRIINEASFSVDSGKVTGLLGPNGAGKTTIIRMLVGLMSHDNGTIQIAGRSLSTDFKEAMTHVGAIVENPEFYNYMTGRENLKQYVRMSSKTITNEKLDEVIRSVHLENNIDQKVKTYSLGMRQRLGVAQAILHQPHLLLLDEPMNGLDPKGMREFREMIQELKSQGVGVLISSHQLSDMELLCDDLVIVQKGEITYVGPMNNPDEEQAFVVLIETDQQQQALTFLEEKEYTVVIDGNYLKVELPEDSRTTLVKLLVEAGIGIKEVKVHVDSLEENFLRWTEEGGL; this is encoded by the coding sequence ATGAGACATGAACAAGTATTAAATGTAGAGAATATTTCAAAGCGTATAGGCAAAAAGAGGATTATTAATGAGGCTTCTTTTAGTGTGGATAGTGGAAAAGTCACAGGCTTATTAGGGCCAAATGGGGCAGGAAAAACAACGATTATCCGTATGTTGGTCGGATTGATGAGTCATGACAATGGGACAATTCAAATAGCTGGGCGCTCTCTTTCAACTGATTTTAAAGAAGCAATGACTCATGTAGGAGCGATTGTTGAAAATCCAGAATTTTATAATTATATGACTGGACGGGAAAATTTAAAGCAATACGTAAGAATGTCATCAAAAACCATTACTAATGAAAAATTAGATGAAGTGATTCGCAGTGTGCATTTGGAAAATAACATCGATCAAAAAGTAAAGACCTATTCTTTAGGGATGCGTCAACGACTAGGTGTGGCTCAGGCTATTTTACATCAGCCTCATTTATTGCTGTTAGATGAACCGATGAATGGTTTAGACCCAAAAGGGATGAGAGAGTTTCGTGAGATGATCCAAGAGCTAAAAAGCCAAGGTGTGGGTGTCTTGATTTCTAGTCATCAATTAAGTGATATGGAATTATTATGTGATGATTTGGTGATTGTTCAAAAAGGAGAAATTACGTACGTTGGGCCGATGAATAATCCAGATGAAGAACAGGCATTTGTTGTTTTAATTGAAACAGATCAACAACAACAAGCGTTGACCTTTCTGGAGGAAAAAGAATATACCGTCGTCATTGATGGAAATTACCTTAAAGTTGAATTACCTGAAGACTCTCGAACAACACTTGTCAAACTACTAGTGGAAGCTGGCATCGGTATCAAAGAAGTAAAAGTTCATGTAGATTCTCTAGAAGAGAACTTCTTACGTTGGACAGAAGAAGGAGGATTATAA
- a CDS encoding lysylphosphatidylglycerol synthase transmembrane domain-containing protein yields the protein MKRNSKANVLLNIGLLVLLIGIIIYVMDNSLSDIFGQLMQTSWVVVGMVVLLGVLYQIVEGRSIKEIASCFQNDFTTKDGFFTSCYVAFYRVISFGTGTLLSEIYFYKKKKLSISQGIGVTALHMIMYKVAVIFLSVLGLVIQFSLFYERAPKMIPFILVGVILTFAIIFSLLILSSSINLQVFLVKWTNKHFKRQGLRDWVDKANMQIYSLRETVQTITKDRSAMIRIFGWNVAKLLFWYVIPYLVLIENHPNIDFLLVVSFTSFSVILSGVFPTPAGIGPFEFVYLLLFRPLVGTVDAVSSLLLYRFGSFVLPFLIGFGYVLIEKRQEIKKELHVVREEKKKNVEE from the coding sequence ATGAAACGCAATTCAAAAGCAAATGTTTTATTGAACATTGGTTTGTTAGTTTTATTGATCGGTATCATTATCTATGTGATGGATAATTCTTTGAGTGATATCTTTGGTCAATTGATGCAAACAAGTTGGGTCGTTGTCGGGATGGTTGTTTTGTTGGGAGTCCTATATCAAATAGTCGAAGGACGTTCCATCAAAGAAATTGCGTCTTGTTTTCAGAACGATTTTACAACAAAAGATGGTTTTTTTACCTCTTGTTATGTCGCATTTTATCGTGTGATTTCATTTGGTACAGGAACGCTACTGTCAGAAATCTATTTTTATAAGAAAAAGAAGCTGTCTATCTCTCAAGGCATAGGTGTTACAGCACTTCACATGATTATGTATAAGGTGGCTGTTATTTTTCTATCCGTCCTTGGATTAGTCATCCAGTTTTCTCTATTTTACGAACGCGCGCCCAAAATGATTCCCTTTATCTTAGTTGGTGTTATTTTAACTTTTGCCATTATTTTTTCATTGCTGATTCTTTCAAGTAGCATCAACTTACAAGTGTTTCTTGTTAAATGGACGAACAAACATTTTAAACGCCAAGGATTACGCGATTGGGTAGATAAAGCGAATATGCAGATTTATTCATTGCGTGAAACAGTTCAGACGATTACCAAAGACCGCTCGGCGATGATCCGAATTTTTGGTTGGAATGTAGCGAAGTTACTCTTTTGGTATGTGATTCCTTATCTTGTTTTGATTGAAAATCATCCCAATATTGATTTTTTATTGGTGGTATCATTTACTAGTTTCTCAGTCATTTTATCGGGAGTATTTCCCACACCAGCAGGAATTGGCCCTTTTGAATTTGTTTACTTGCTACTATTTAGACCTTTAGTTGGAACGGTTGACGCAGTTTCATCATTGTTGTTGTATCGTTTTGGTAGCTTTGTTTTACCTTTTCTAATTGGTTTTGGTTATGTCTTGATTGAAAAAAGACAAGAGATCAAAAAAGAACTTCATGTTGTACGAGAAGAAAAAAAGAAAAATGTAGAAGAATGA
- a CDS encoding ATP-binding cassette domain-containing protein has translation MKLVLENVCKNFEGKSIIEHASYTFEKGKIYGLLGRNGAGKTTLFNCISKNLSLDVGQIRLGENEEMQTDYENTDIGFVYTMPHLPAFMTATEFVKFFIDINKERIQEPKSPQEYLTTVGIKPDDQHRLLKDFSHGMQNKVQMLVSLIVQPPVLLLDEPLTSFDVVAAHEMKELILKAKSQSIVIFSTHILQLAQDLCDEVVLLHQKKLTGVDSTRIHEKDFEEEIVQLLSEANDSSAEKMEG, from the coding sequence ATGAAATTGGTGTTGGAAAATGTATGTAAAAATTTTGAAGGAAAATCGATTATTGAGCATGCAAGTTATACTTTTGAAAAAGGAAAAATTTATGGATTGTTAGGTAGAAATGGCGCTGGAAAAACAACACTATTCAATTGCATATCAAAAAATCTATCTCTAGATGTAGGACAGATCCGTTTAGGGGAAAACGAAGAAATGCAAACAGATTACGAAAACACAGATATTGGATTTGTTTATACTATGCCTCATTTACCAGCATTTATGACAGCGACTGAATTTGTCAAATTTTTTATCGATATCAATAAAGAACGGATTCAAGAACCTAAATCCCCACAAGAATATTTAACGACTGTCGGTATTAAACCGGATGATCAGCATCGATTGTTAAAGGATTTCTCTCATGGTATGCAAAATAAAGTGCAAATGCTCGTTTCGTTAATTGTTCAACCGCCAGTTTTGTTATTAGACGAGCCATTAACGTCGTTTGATGTGGTTGCTGCTCATGAAATGAAAGAGTTAATTTTAAAGGCAAAAAGTCAAAGTATTGTAATTTTCTCTACACATATTTTGCAATTAGCACAGGATTTGTGTGATGAAGTTGTTTTACTTCATCAAAAAAAGCTTACCGGCGTTGATTCAACTCGAATTCATGAGAAGGATTTTGAAGAAGAAATAGTACAGCTATTATCAGAGGCGAACGATTCAAGCGCTGAGAAAATGGAGGGGTGA
- a CDS encoding ABC transporter permease — protein sequence MSALIKNEWIKLIKKKSSWIMWLILVAMTFGLTFIVRSTARTENGEVMVKANDLFASLTEMTSFLNLFVVVVAASIVAEEFSRGTIKFLLIRPFTRSQILFSKFIVSLIYGVIGTVVLFISSFVSANLLLTSESPLAIVEGYHGWNALQVAGAYAGANLLLILLYITITLFISAAIRSQSLAVGVGLGVLFGSSIINSFLTVLLKKYEWLKWNPFNLLSIKNAIMNNSGAENGLSFWQMAGGILVYSLIIYVGMQLLFKKRDVSLS from the coding sequence ATGAGCGCATTAATAAAAAACGAATGGATCAAATTGATCAAGAAAAAATCATCATGGATCATGTGGCTTATTTTAGTCGCAATGACCTTTGGGTTGACCTTTATAGTTAGATCAACAGCTAGAACAGAAAATGGGGAGGTTATGGTGAAGGCCAACGATCTCTTTGCTAGCTTAACGGAGATGACATCATTTCTTAATTTATTTGTAGTGGTTGTTGCAGCGTCGATCGTAGCCGAAGAATTTAGTCGAGGAACCATCAAATTTTTATTGATACGCCCTTTTACAAGGAGCCAAATACTGTTTTCCAAATTTATTGTTAGTTTAATATATGGAGTTATTGGAACAGTTGTTTTATTTATCAGTAGTTTTGTCTCTGCAAATCTACTATTAACATCAGAGTCACCTTTAGCTATTGTGGAAGGTTATCATGGTTGGAACGCATTGCAAGTTGCTGGAGCATATGCAGGAGCGAACCTATTACTAATTCTTTTGTATATTACAATCACGTTATTTATCTCGGCAGCGATTCGCTCTCAAAGTTTAGCTGTAGGTGTTGGTTTAGGTGTGTTATTTGGCAGCAGCATTATTAATTCATTTTTGACTGTATTACTTAAAAAGTATGAGTGGTTGAAATGGAACCCATTTAATTTGTTAAGTATCAAAAATGCGATTATGAACAATAGTGGTGCTGAAAATGGGTTGAGTTTTTGGCAAATGGCAGGTGGTATTTTGGTTTACAGCTTAATTATTTATGTAGGAATGCAATTACTATTCAAAAAGAGAGACGTCTCGTTAAGTTGA
- a CDS encoding ATP-binding cassette domain-containing protein, which produces MKELVKIEQLSYRKGKKQIFTELNMSASLGKIIALIGENGSGKTTIMRLLSGLALNWKGQIMIDDCVVGTKTKSFVAYLEDQNSFPANQQLEEIISFYDRFYTDFDKRRAYELLRFMNLNESEKIGNLSKGNAEKFALSMTLARKAKLYLLDEPLSGVDLLSREKIIQSLLQWFDEESTIIITTHQLKEIENIIDEVMFLRDGQIILHESLEAIKEVKHKDLEGLYREVYEI; this is translated from the coding sequence ATGAAAGAGTTAGTCAAAATCGAACAGTTAAGTTACCGTAAGGGAAAGAAGCAAATTTTTACCGAGTTGAATATGTCTGCTTCGTTAGGCAAGATTATTGCATTGATTGGGGAAAATGGTTCTGGGAAAACGACGATTATGCGTCTACTTTCTGGATTAGCATTAAATTGGAAAGGGCAAATAATGATTGATGATTGTGTGGTTGGGACAAAAACCAAATCATTTGTGGCGTATCTAGAAGATCAAAATAGTTTTCCAGCAAATCAGCAATTAGAAGAAATTATTTCATTTTATGATCGTTTTTATACAGATTTTGACAAACGGAGAGCCTATGAACTGCTGCGTTTCATGAATTTGAATGAGTCAGAAAAAATAGGAAACTTGTCAAAAGGGAATGCCGAGAAATTTGCATTAAGTATGACATTGGCAAGAAAAGCTAAACTGTACTTACTAGATGAACCGTTAAGTGGTGTTGATTTACTATCAAGAGAAAAAATTATCCAGTCTTTACTACAATGGTTTGATGAGGAAAGTACGATTATTATTACGACCCATCAATTAAAAGAAATAGAGAATATCATCGATGAAGTGATGTTTTTACGTGATGGACAAATTATTCTTCATGAATCTTTAGAAGCAATCAAAGAAGTTAAACATAAGGATTTGGAAGGATTATATCGTGAGGTGTATGAAATATGA
- a CDS encoding tRNA (adenine(22)-N(1))-methyltransferase, which translates to MNENQLSKRLKHVGEFVPEKSRLADIGSDHAYLPVALMLQNKLDFAVAGEVVKGPYESAKKQVRKNGLDEKITVRLANGLDAIEPTDAINAVTICGMGGALIRDILEAGWNNQRLNGNEYLVLQPNIGEKTLRDWLTVHGYTIVEEDILEENNKIYEIIVASRQSTRQAYTEKERLFGPILLKKRSPIFHKKWQGELTQRQRILIQLSKAAGDQHARIQQIEQEIAEIKEVLSHES; encoded by the coding sequence ATGAATGAAAATCAATTATCAAAACGTTTAAAACATGTCGGGGAATTTGTTCCCGAAAAAAGTCGTTTAGCGGATATCGGCTCAGATCATGCATATTTACCAGTTGCCTTGATGTTACAAAACAAACTTGATTTTGCAGTTGCTGGTGAAGTAGTCAAAGGACCCTATGAATCGGCTAAAAAACAAGTAAGAAAAAATGGATTGGACGAAAAAATAACGGTCCGCTTAGCCAATGGACTAGATGCTATAGAGCCGACGGATGCAATCAATGCAGTGACAATTTGCGGAATGGGCGGCGCTTTAATCCGTGATATATTAGAAGCAGGCTGGAATAATCAGCGATTAAATGGAAATGAATATCTAGTGTTACAACCGAACATTGGAGAAAAAACACTACGCGATTGGTTAACTGTTCATGGATATACAATTGTTGAAGAAGATATCTTAGAAGAAAATAATAAAATCTATGAAATCATTGTTGCTTCTAGACAGTCGACCAGACAAGCATACACAGAAAAAGAGCGATTGTTTGGACCGATATTGCTAAAAAAACGATCACCAATTTTCCATAAAAAATGGCAAGGAGAATTAACTCAGCGGCAACGCATTTTGATACAATTATCAAAAGCTGCTGGTGACCAACACGCTAGAATCCAACAAATAGAGCAAGAAATCGCTGAAATCAAGGAGGTTTTATCCCATGAGTCTTGA
- a CDS encoding DUF1294 domain-containing protein, which yields MNGLLKHLPWIYLLIVNISEFFAMYFDKKRAERKKWRVPEFDLLFIGVIGGGIGGLLAQQLFHHKTRKFRFYFFFIFGTLVAIAMIYFSYKR from the coding sequence ATGAATGGGTTGTTAAAACATTTACCTTGGATTTATTTATTAATTGTAAATATATCTGAATTTTTTGCAATGTATTTTGATAAAAAGCGTGCGGAAAGAAAAAAATGGCGCGTGCCTGAATTTGATCTGTTGTTTATCGGAGTGATCGGCGGTGGTATCGGCGGTTTGTTAGCACAGCAACTTTTTCATCACAAGACCAGAAAGTTCCGCTTTTATTTTTTCTTTATTTTTGGTACACTAGTGGCTATTGCCATGATTTATTTTAGTTATAAACGATAA
- a CDS encoding diacylglycerol/lipid kinase family protein, producing MENVMILFNETSGKDKGKELAEQFVTYAKEQGKTDVHFLLEQVGPDCDGAKTVEKAKKEKIDTLIFIGGDGTINHNIADFKNELPHLNVGLLPGGTVNNMAKVLTIPTKFEEAADVILAGHTRKIDYGTINDQVIVSTMTIGILADTAARISQEDKQKYGKLIFIRNFFKLLAKKKRYRLEITAGKEQWQGKTQLVTITMTNSVGGYTNFDDSASPDDGLFHLTILPKLNFFKLAFYLPKIISGKIYDIPGIKYLTASEVMIKSKGEKKVGTRVDGDPSEDLPIQMKVIKRGMTVFVPAS from the coding sequence ATGGAAAATGTAATGATTCTTTTTAACGAAACATCTGGTAAAGATAAAGGGAAAGAGTTAGCAGAACAATTTGTGACCTATGCCAAAGAGCAAGGGAAGACAGATGTGCACTTTCTATTAGAGCAAGTTGGACCAGATTGCGATGGCGCTAAAACAGTTGAAAAGGCAAAAAAAGAAAAGATAGACACGCTTATTTTTATCGGTGGTGATGGAACGATCAACCATAATATTGCTGATTTCAAAAATGAACTCCCTCATTTAAATGTAGGTTTATTGCCCGGTGGGACGGTTAATAATATGGCAAAAGTTTTAACTATTCCAACGAAATTTGAAGAAGCAGCAGATGTGATTTTAGCTGGTCATACTAGAAAAATCGATTATGGAACAATCAACGATCAGGTTATTGTTAGCACCATGACAATCGGTATTTTGGCTGATACTGCAGCTCGAATCAGTCAAGAAGATAAACAAAAGTATGGTAAATTGATTTTTATAAGAAATTTTTTCAAATTACTAGCCAAGAAAAAAAGGTATCGTCTAGAAATAACTGCAGGAAAAGAACAATGGCAAGGGAAAACCCAACTTGTAACGATTACAATGACGAATTCAGTTGGTGGTTACACAAACTTTGATGATTCAGCGTCACCTGATGATGGACTGTTTCATTTGACGATTTTGCCTAAATTAAATTTCTTTAAATTAGCTTTTTATTTACCTAAAATCATTTCTGGAAAAATCTATGACATTCCAGGAATAAAATACTTGACTGCATCTGAGGTTATGATCAAAAGCAAAGGAGAGAAAAAAGTTGGTACACGAGTCGATGGTGATCCTAGTGAAGACCTACCGATTCAGATGAAAGTCATCAAACGTGGGATGACGGTTTTTGTGCCTGCATCGTAG
- a CDS encoding Nif3-like dinuclear metal center hexameric protein — MSLDGNKFIERFEAYCPQWLAEAGDPVGLHIGTLNKQLNRVMVTLDVRPEVVAEAIEKQVDLIIAKHPPIFRPVKRLDTDDLQTKMYADLLKHDIAVFAAHTNMDIIHNGLNDWFCELLDIQETTYLTKTHTITYKKLAVFVPADDAGHMRQALGKAGAGTQGNYKNTSYSVVGTGRFTPTAGADPTIGKIDKEEAVQEVKIEVIFPETLQSKVVQAMLDAHPYEEPAYDVYTIENHTEEYGLGRVGQLTKPISLKEFTSIVKEKFHLDGLRIVAEDETKMIQRVAICGGSGEKFFRDAIKKQADVYITGDVYYHTGHDMLTEGLSVIDPGHYIEQLCKEHLVELFNQWKKEYNWDITFIESEVNTNPFQFR, encoded by the coding sequence ATGAGTCTTGATGGAAATAAATTCATTGAACGGTTTGAAGCTTATTGCCCTCAATGGTTAGCTGAAGCAGGAGATCCTGTTGGGTTGCATATTGGTACACTGAACAAACAACTAAACCGCGTTATGGTAACGTTAGATGTTCGACCAGAAGTCGTAGCCGAAGCTATTGAAAAACAAGTAGATTTGATTATTGCGAAACATCCACCGATTTTTAGACCGGTAAAACGTTTGGACACAGATGATCTCCAAACAAAAATGTATGCCGATTTACTAAAACATGACATCGCTGTTTTTGCCGCCCATACAAATATGGATATTATTCATAATGGCTTAAATGATTGGTTTTGCGAACTATTAGACATTCAGGAGACGACCTATTTAACCAAAACACATACGATTACCTATAAGAAGCTAGCCGTTTTTGTGCCAGCGGATGATGCTGGACATATGCGTCAAGCGCTTGGTAAGGCAGGTGCTGGAACACAAGGTAATTACAAAAACACAAGCTATTCTGTAGTGGGAACAGGTCGATTTACGCCTACAGCGGGCGCTGATCCGACAATAGGAAAAATCGATAAAGAAGAAGCTGTTCAAGAAGTAAAGATAGAAGTTATCTTTCCTGAAACCCTTCAAAGTAAAGTCGTTCAAGCAATGCTTGACGCTCATCCTTACGAAGAGCCAGCGTATGATGTGTATACGATTGAAAATCATACCGAAGAATATGGTTTAGGAAGAGTTGGACAGTTAACAAAACCAATTTCTTTAAAAGAGTTTACTTCTATTGTAAAGGAGAAATTTCATTTAGATGGTCTAAGAATTGTCGCTGAAGATGAGACCAAAATGATCCAACGAGTGGCTATTTGTGGTGGCAGCGGCGAAAAATTTTTCCGTGATGCGATCAAAAAACAAGCAGATGTATACATTACCGGTGATGTTTATTATCATACAGGTCATGATATGTTGACAGAAGGGTTGTCTGTAATCGACCCAGGTCACTATATCGAACAACTATGTAAAGAACATCTAGTAGAACTATTCAATCAATGGAAAAAAGAATACAATTGGGACATTACGTTTATTGAATCCGAGGTAAACACGAACCCTTTTCAATTTAGATAA
- the pepT gene encoding peptidase T → MYENLLPRFLRYVKTETRSNPKSTTTPSTQTQVDFAQTLKKELEDLGMADVTYNEANGFVIATLPSNVAKDVRSIGFIAHMDTADFNAVGVNPQVIENYDGESTIKLDKEGKFTLNTTDFPNLKNYKNQTLITTDGTTLLGADDKSGIAEIMTAMEILINNPEIKHGRIRVAFGPDEEIGVGADKFDVEQFDVDFAYTMDGGPVGELQYETFNAAQAEITIQGKNVHPGTAKNTMINALQLAIDFHNQLPEDEVPEKTDGAEGFFHLAEMSGSPEEAKMTYIIRDHNRERFEARKELITKIQATINQKFDQERVQIDLFDQYYNMGEVIKKDMSIIELAKNAMIELGIKPLIEPVRGGTDGSKISYLGIPTPNIFAGGENMHGRFEYVSLQAMEKATNVIVKIAENNAK, encoded by the coding sequence ATGTATGAAAATTTATTGCCCCGCTTTTTACGCTACGTTAAAACAGAAACACGTTCAAATCCAAAAAGTACAACTACCCCTTCAACACAAACACAAGTAGATTTTGCACAAACGTTGAAAAAAGAATTAGAAGATCTTGGTATGGCTGATGTTACTTACAACGAAGCCAATGGTTTTGTGATTGCTACGTTGCCAAGTAATGTAGCAAAAGACGTTCGTTCAATTGGCTTTATTGCACATATGGATACAGCTGATTTCAACGCTGTAGGTGTAAATCCTCAAGTGATTGAAAACTATGATGGAGAATCAACAATTAAATTAGATAAAGAAGGAAAATTCACCTTAAATACGACAGATTTTCCTAATCTAAAAAATTATAAAAACCAAACGTTAATCACAACAGACGGTACAACATTACTTGGTGCAGATGATAAGTCTGGTATTGCTGAAATTATGACAGCAATGGAAATCTTAATCAACAATCCAGAAATTAAACATGGCAGAATCCGTGTGGCGTTTGGCCCAGATGAAGAAATCGGTGTTGGCGCAGATAAATTCGATGTAGAGCAGTTTGATGTTGATTTTGCCTATACGATGGATGGCGGTCCAGTTGGTGAATTGCAATATGAAACATTCAATGCGGCTCAAGCAGAGATTACGATTCAAGGAAAAAATGTTCACCCTGGAACAGCAAAAAATACGATGATTAATGCCTTGCAATTAGCCATTGATTTTCACAACCAATTACCGGAAGACGAAGTGCCGGAAAAAACAGATGGTGCTGAAGGATTCTTCCATTTAGCTGAAATGAGTGGCTCACCAGAAGAAGCAAAAATGACATATATCATCAGAGATCATAACCGTGAAAGATTTGAAGCACGAAAAGAGTTGATCACTAAAATCCAAGCAACAATTAATCAAAAATTTGATCAAGAACGTGTTCAAATCGATCTGTTTGATCAGTATTATAATATGGGTGAAGTAATCAAAAAAGATATGAGCATTATCGAATTAGCAAAAAATGCTATGATCGAATTAGGTATTAAGCCGTTGATAGAACCTGTACGCGGGGGAACGGATGGGTCAAAAATTTCTTATCTAGGGATTCCAACGCCTAATATTTTTGCTGGTGGTGAAAATATGCATGGACGCTTTGAATATGTATCCTTGCAAGCAATGGAAAAAGCAACAAATGTCATTGTGAAAATTGCTGAAAATAATGCCAAATAA